Within the Anoplopoma fimbria isolate UVic2021 breed Golden Eagle Sablefish chromosome 21, Afim_UVic_2022, whole genome shotgun sequence genome, the region CTATTTTTTCCTGAGTGACTGTCTTCAGCAGATAAACAAGCCATTtattaaaatgcttaaaaatctaattttatagCCCTGAAAGTGTCCTAACCTAAAACCCCCTCTTGAATTATTCAGCATCTACAGTCAAGGTTGGTTTCCCATCTCCAGCAAAAGTCAACATTAGACACTTATAACCACAACCACAGTCTTTCCCCAACCTTAACCAGGAAGTTTTGGctgcctaaacttaaccaaaccATAAACCAGACAGTGAATAGGCAAAAGTTGCCTATTCACTGTCTGGTCAGGGACCTTTGTTATACATaatttcccttctttttttgcgcatattttctgttttctctttactGAAAGATATCCAGTAAGAGCATAACTTTACCcccaataatagaaatatatatttttggggggttcATATTTCACTTTAGCACTCCCACTGAGGCTACACCTTGTGTTGAACAATAACTTAAGAGTAAACTGCTGAAAAAATGCTATATTTACTGGGAGCAAATAATTGTATCCTGCAGATGACTGCAGATGAAAACAACTTCCTAATGTATTCAGGCTCCACAGAGTTATCATCCTCTTACATGAATGATTGTACTTAGAACCTGTACATTGGTGGTGTAACACAGACGGCACATACTGAGATTAATCCCAGGTTCTGCTGTGCACACTGTGAGGAACTCTGCATGACACTTGTATTAAAATACAGCTCCCAGTACTTCCAAATATAGGCTACATTGCATCGAGATATCTGTCATTAGGTTGGGAAGgtgtcaaaaacagaaaatagaagTCTGTGAGTGTGGTGGGGATTCGTGCCCACATATAACAACCAACATATGGCTGTTTATAGGGTCTGTGAAATGCactatttaatattatttcactTGAGTAACCACGCATGCCAATCTAATTGTTTCCTAGTGACAACCCTGAATATTCATCAGAGGATAAAAAGCAAGATGCACTTTTAAGTGTAGACATGTGTCCACTGTGGTTGAAACAATTACTCACTCGTTTTTCTGCATACCTTTTTCATCCTTACCCTCCATCCATGCCCCCCTCTCTCATTCTCCtacttattttttctcacaatttgTCATGCTGCAACGACAGGCTGAGGCAACGGGCGCTATGCTGATGCCTGTGAGCCGAGCCTCTCAGGGGTTGAGATAAAGCTAAGCTGACAAGTGGGTTCATCTGCGTCACAGTGTCCTTTGAATTGGTCTtggaaaaagggagaaaaatggAGGCAAAGCATGTTTCTCCAGAGGTGGCCCCCTTTATACTTCACTTCTTGGCTCACCCTGGCCAGCAGCTGCTGGCTTTTGCCTCCGGCTGCTTCCTCAAATAAAGCTATCTTCATGTTGCAAACCTTAACATGGAGGCAATGAAACAGCAAATTCACACTGAgatcagaagtaaaaaaaaaaaacaacaaaaaaaaaacatgaccacCACCCAGCTGTGTACTGTTGATTTGAGAAGCTTGAGGCATTTATTTCTCTGCAAAACTTCAACATTGCTACTATTAAATTTCAGTGTGTAGGCAGAGTTAAAGCTACTGAGCTGCGACATATTCATGTTAGAAATATGATCCTgcattttacacacatacaggtgTGCCAGAGGAAGGCTTCATACGAACACCACTCACTCTCTGCTGGataaacacaaatgcatttcCCTCTTGAGTTTCTTCCCCCACACagtcttttctcttcctttatGCCCATCCCCCCCCCTTCAACTGAGGAGGGCCCTGGTAAATAATTGAGGCGTATTCCCCCTCTATAACTGTAGCTTCCCTGCTtagcttttttttgcagtttctgGGTCTCACCAATATTTGGTTATTCTAATGTAGAATTACAAAgcatagaaataaatatatatatatatatatatatatatatatatagagagagagagagagagagagagagagagagagagagagaatacattgcaatgtgtgtgtgtgtgtgtgtgtgtgtgtgttataattAATGGTTGATGCTGCATGTAGCCCATGTGCAAGAACACAATGATCCTCAGGGGTTGAgatcaaatatcaaaatgacATGCAAACATAGGTTTTTACATCATGAGCAAGAGAACCATCGTTTCCAAGTCAAAATAtctctattttaatattttatgtccACTTTTTGCttctgattacatttttaagaggGCTTTTCCAGCTAACTCAGCAGGAAACATATACATGTCCAAAGCTGAATCCATGCAGCATTGTAATATATGAATGGTACAAATGATGCATCATGTCACTGGGTCTGTGAAGCATCAGTGCTGTCAAGTTTATCTCAGTGATGCAAGCTGCTTCTGTTCTGCTAAATCGAACAAACAATTCCCTGAAGAGTTGATAGAGGATGAGATTTCTGCAGAAACATAATGCAGCTTCATGTCACCATTCATTATTGCTAATATGATACAGACCCATGATATTTGACAGCAATTTTTGAAGCTGCAATGGCATAACCTTTCCTGGTTGGGATCTATAATGAGGTGTTTGGTGACACCTGCTGTCTCAAAGCATGAAGTAACGTTTTTTTATAGAGAGTGAATTTACGTAGATCCTACTATATGATATGTGTGAGCTGTCGTTATATCTTCTCTTCAGTGGGTAAACCCCACACCTAATGCTGAGACTTAATCATTATAATCATGCATACAACCCAATAGaggaaaataattgaattcTGCAAGTTTATCTTGagcatctttttttataaataattgaataGTTTTGTCCATCCATAAAAATCAGAAACATAATTGAATTAAAATCTATATAAAgagaagaaacataaaacaatgagAGAGCTGAATCAAACATGGCTCACTCATTTACACCAAACAAAAGTCAAACCTACACATAAGAAAGGCGGGTTTTTAAAATGAGACACAAGGCAAAAAGGCTTAAATGGTAAATGCCTgagattataaaaaaatctttttcaCATGTACTCATCtcaaactcaaaaataaaaacattcaccCCAAATAAAAACCACATGATGGATCTGTGTGAACTCCAGCgcaaactttctttttctaacAGCGTTTCCTACTATTCAGCAGTTGATAATAGTGAGAGAGACCAGacaaaacatattatataatagaatattttTCACCTTTGGCCTTTTAGTGCAAAAGGCTCAACTAAGGCTTCATCCTGCTTGATGTTGAGACAGTATGCCTAAATTAAAGAGTACATTCATATTGTATTAACCATCACCCTGTCAACAGATTATCTCTCTAAAATGTGCAATTCAGCATGCAGCAATGGCAGCTGGATATAATTGAACTGAAAAAATATACCAGTGATGCAACTAACAATCATAAGGAAGCATTATGTATCCTAATTTGCTCTGAATCCCCTCTAATGCAACTAGCATCAGATATGAGTTGAAAAGGTTTCTTATACTCTTTCTAACCATCTGATGCAGCAGTCTCAGCCGTCTCTTCCTCCATAATATTCACTGAGCTTGAGGGCTCAGAACTAGTATTTTGCACCTCTGGGATACTCGTGTCACTCAGGTTGTCTGTAGTGACTTCAAGGCCTGCGAGGTCATCCAGAGTCTCTCTGCTCAGAGAAGTGTGAGTGATCCGGTCAATGATATCCTCCTGCTCAGTCTCCTGGATGTCTgattcttcttccctctctggGGATGGAGGTCTTTGGTCAAAAGATGAggtatctgtaaaaaaaaaaatacatacataaacaagCAGTTAAAGGACAGTTACACCTGAGGATACTTATAAAACCTTGACATCGTTTTAAAAAATACGCTGCTATTGCTGTTTTAGCTGTtttgcacacacattcatatttatataatttgtgAGAACTATCATTAAGTGCCATaagtagaaaaataattgaCCAACTGACTCATTAAATGAACCCAGACATGCAAGACGTGCAAACAAAAGCtggctttaaatattttttttttttttttcttccaagcAGGGTGGCATTGAAAAAATGCTGCACAATTCAATCAGTTGTAGCGGGTGTAGAGGTACTTACCCAAGCTACACTGATCACCAGAATCGTCTCCATAATTAGCAAACATGGAGCTCTGGCCCATGTCATTGGGAGAAACTGTGTCTGACAAGTCTGGAGTCATCGCTTCGGGTATGTTGGAAATATCTGcaaatcatacattttatgaaaacacaTCAACTAAATAAGACTATGAAAACAATtgaatgctttttaaaatatggtTACCTAAGTCCACAGCTCGCTGAGTAGACGAGGGTACATTCATGTCCTGCACAGTTCCTTTGATTTGATAATTCAAATCTATTTCACTGACGCTAGAGGGGCTACATGCATCTACTGAAGGCACCTGCTAAGAGAGAACTTGTGTTTTAGattatgggaaaaaaaactacGTCTCCACCAAGGaacatttaagaaaagaaagatgtgaTAACACGTACCTCAGTGTGCTCGCTTGCAACCAGCTCTTCactgctgtcaatcacagtggATTGCGTGTTGGGCAGAGATGGACGAGTTGGGATTCTGTGCAAGTAGCCGTAGCCAATGCCACAACCTAAGCTAAAAttcaagacaaacaaaacaagggTATGACTATAAATGCTTGTGTAAGTACATATACTACAGGTGACATGATAAGGAACGATTACAGCTATTCAAAGACATAAAACCtaccttccctctcctccccatGCTCCATTTGGAGTCACCACTACTTCTCTGCATTGGTCAGTCTGTGTGTTGTACACCAGCAGCTTCAGAGGTTTCCCTTCATTGGCTTCaatcaaagaaaagaaatccTCTGACTGCAACGCAAAAAGAAAGGAATTTCTAAGATGTTGCACTGTATTTTGTTCATGAAGATTTGTAACTTATTATAACCATTTATATggattaaacataataaaaaacaagcttACATCTTGCAACACCTGGTCAGCTCCCACAATGAAGTCATCGTGAGCAATAAGGCAGGCCAATGCTGCAGGAGAATTGGCTTCCACATCCTGAAAAAGGTAAAGCTGCTTATGAaggcatttatatttaaaattacaatatgtgtatttatgtgggAAAATAACAAACCACCATTTTCCATTTGGTGGGAACAAATTAGGAGATACCAATCCTAAAAGTATACCACTTTTTTAAAGGTCAGAATACCCTGGCACATTGTCTATTTTCCTgacttaaaagaaaataataaaaaaggaaaatgtgctggctacagtgctggctagaacaataaactgtttataCCAGGCCAGCAACAGTTAAACAGAGAAGTTAAAGAATAGCCCGTATCAAGGCTAGACTTGACTTACCAGGACGTGCCAAACGTTCTCATTGGCTCCTTCGAAGCTGCAGTAGCGGACACTAGCGCCCAGTAGACCCTGACCACCCCACATGTTACTGGGTATGACCTCCAGCTCCCTCACCCGCTGTGTTTTAGAGTTGTACACTTCAAGTTTGACTGCTTTCTCCACATTGGCTTTCAGAAGATCTTTCAGCAAGTCACTTTCTTTATTCTGGAGAAACAGGAGAAATGTGGACTTTTTCTTGCTGTGTCAGCGCAAGGACGGCGAACCAGTTTTCATGTAAAAGAACTTGAATTGAGATTAAAGCAGAACATGTGGCCCAGGTTGTAATTCAGGCCTGATGcttaaatgttattgtttgggACCAAAGAAATGCTGTCAATCGGTGTTTGCAgtaaaaacacagcacagaagcacacatcaatgttcatttaaaacagtcCAAAATGAGTTAAAGAGACAAGACCAAAACAAAGAAGTTAATCTTTGGTGTCCCGTTAAATAGTATATAAAACTGCAACTTCAATTAAAGTATACAAACATCTCGGATACATAGCTATTTGGGCGCATGTTGCAACAGGATCCCTCTGAAGCTgagtttcataaaaaaataaaagacgaAACTGACCTTTTCACATAAACGGTTGACAACATTTCTTACATCAACATCCACTGTGCAAAATTCAAAGTGCACTTTCTCTGATTTGATTGCAGTCGTTAAAATGCTACTTCTAAACTCATTTAGTCCTCATTGCCATCTAGCTAGAGAGAGCTGTTCCAAATACAATAACCTAAGTACCTCATTAACTGTAAAATCAAACACATTGTTGTTAACGCCCCTAATGGTGTATGCCTGTCTGTGCTTCATAACTAGTACTGTAAATAGTGTGCACTAGGGTCCGTCATAGCATACACAGGGGCCCCACTTGTAATAAGTGCACA harbors:
- the LOC129110871 gene encoding Golgi reassembly-stacking protein 1-like isoform X2, whose amino-acid sequence is MGLPQSSFFSDGGTYSGYHVHGVQEDSPALRAGLEPFFDFILSIGNTRLNKESDLLKDLLKANVEKAVKLEVYNSKTQRVRELEVIPSNMWGGQGLLGASVRYCSFEGANENVWHVLDVEANSPAALACLIAHDDFIVGADQVLQDSEDFFSLIEANEGKPLKLLVYNTQTDQCREVVVTPNGAWGGEGSLGCGIGYGYLHRIPTRPSLPNTQSTVIDSSEELVASEHTEVPSVDACSPSSVSEIDLNYQIKGTVQDMNVPSSTQRAVDLDISNIPEAMTPDLSDTVSPNDMGQSSMFANYGDDSGDQCSLDTSSFDQRPPSPEREEESDIQETEQEDIIDRITHTSLSRETLDDLAGLEVTTDNLSDTSIPEVQNTSSEPSSSVNIMEEETAETAASDG
- the LOC129110871 gene encoding Golgi reassembly-stacking protein 1-like isoform X1 gives rise to the protein MGLPQSSFFSDGGTYSGYHVHGVQEDSPALRAGLEPFFDFILSIGNTRLNKESDLLKDLLKANVEKAVKLEVYNSKTQRVRELEVIPSNMWGGQGLLGASVRYCSFEGANENVWHVLDVEANSPAALACLIAHDDFIVGADQVLQDSEDFFSLIEANEGKPLKLLVYNTQTDQCREVVVTPNGAWGGEGSLGCGIGYGYLHRIPTRPSLPNTQSTVIDSSEELVASEHTEQVPSVDACSPSSVSEIDLNYQIKGTVQDMNVPSSTQRAVDLDISNIPEAMTPDLSDTVSPNDMGQSSMFANYGDDSGDQCSLDTSSFDQRPPSPEREEESDIQETEQEDIIDRITHTSLSRETLDDLAGLEVTTDNLSDTSIPEVQNTSSEPSSSVNIMEEETAETAASDG